In the genome of Synchiropus splendidus isolate RoL2022-P1 chromosome 2, RoL_Sspl_1.0, whole genome shotgun sequence, the window TACTGCAAAGCAGCAAAGGGTTCTCAGCTACGCTACCGGTGGTTCCTCAACAGCACCCGCCTGCCTGAGAGTGGAGCCTTTTACCAGATGGTCCACCAGCCTCCAGAAAGATCTGTGTTGCTTCTGTCAGTCAATAGAAAAAGCGCCGGCGTGTACCACTGTGAGGTGTCAGACATCTTTGACAACAGCACgaccttcagcagcaggaggattCCTATAAACAAAGACGGTATCGGAGACAAATTACATCATATATGGtgcaaataaatatgttaaatCTTAGTCAACTTTTATTTCCAACAAGCTCTGAATCGCCTTCCTACATCAGTCATGGCAGTAGTGTTTGGATCATTCGCTGTTGTGGTGTTGATGGTCGTCATCTGCTGTTCAGTTGGAGTTGCATTCCGTGAGTACAGAAGCTCCttaaaatgtttgtcttttcttaTTTAAGGTAAGTTTTCGTTTTCTTTcagggaggaagaaagagaacaAGAACAAGTGAGTGAAATAAACAATCATAAAACAGCGCAGAGAAGGAAGATGAAAGGGTTCTTGGTTCAAAGGTGGAGAGACCGGACAATAGatgcacaaatgtgtttttccccGTACAATTTTGATGAATGACAAACCACTTTCAATTGTATTGGGTCACTCTTGTGCCACTTTTTATTCACTTTCTGTTATTCTATTGGAAGAAATATAAAGACAGGTTTGATGTAGTAGATTCAGAAATTTGTGTAAATGTTGGATGAAGATCAAGGCGAGCTCAGACCAGCTATGTTGCAGTGAACTTGTTGTTTCAAAGATTTGTATTTGTGTCGCCATTGCAAGGAGTATTTTTTTGACAAACAGTTGTGGTTGGCAACATAAATTATTAGTAGAGCTGTCAATAGATAAAAAAATTTAATCTAAAAATGTTCACTACTGCGGCCATTAATTTTCTTTTAAGCTACATTGAGAACCGATACAGAATGTGAGAGTAATTTCTCAGAAATCATGAGTCAACTCAACTCTAGTGTGATTAattgatattatttttttcatctattGACAGTCCTAATTATTAGCAAAAGAGACAAAATATCAAAAGGAAGAATTGAATGTTTGCAGGAAAAGGAGACTAAATGTTGCATCTCAATTCacagaaatattttattgagCAGAAAATACAACATATTTTTCTTCAGGAAAGCAGGGGAATGGATCAGTTCAATATGAAAATTGACTAAAATATTTAGTATTATTAATAAACGAATATTTTCAATGGTAcaaatgatttaaaatatttaaaactaaAGCTAAAGGGATATATTTGAGCAAAGATTTTTTAAGAAATtaatgatggaaaaataaatttacttccattaaaaaaacacattaggTACACGTGAAAAATAGCTTACCGAATCAACATGAACTGATAAAATTGATACATTAGCTCATATTCAAATTATAATTATTTCTGAAGGATGTGTGACAAAAGCTCAATGTTGTAAAAAGTAAAGAGGAAATGTTGTTTTGTAGTGCGAGCAGCGTGATTAAACCAAGAGGTTCTATCATTCTGCTGTCATATGTCCGCTGGGGTCTGGAGTCAGAGAGGATGGGGCCTGCGTGTGAAGATGAGCTGGTAAGTTTATCCATTCTTTATCTGTCCTCCACAGAGTGTTGTCAGAATTGTAATGTTGTGTTGCAGGATGTGCCTGGCTACTGTGAGGATGCTGCTGTTGTAACGGCAGCCAGAGCTGTTGACTTTGAGGAGGCGATATCAGATGAAAAAAATTGCTCAGTTTAGGTCTGATGAGTCAACAGCAGGTAAAGTTATTATCACGTGACCTTGTGTGCATTAAACTGGGGAAGACGCATCTACGGAAACCTGAGTAGTTACCTGTGTTCTTTTTTAGTcttgtttgttattattgtgataaaaacaataaatatacatatcaCCTTCACCATGGGTGAAATGTAATTACATTGCTGGCAGCTAAGTGTGGAGTTGAATCTATGCTGATTATATATTACAATTGTTTTTCGCTTTACTTGGATACCTGCAGCGGGACGATGTCATATCCGACAGATACAATAGCTTTTTTGTTCAATGTTTaaatgagccagagaaaattgaaatgaaggttgatgccactttctaccacatacctaacatttatttccacaaaatacgatgtttgtcatcgaattgtttgcaaagtttatgtccgttcttcccCGTGGGCTGGGAACAATGAGTCGTGTTGTTATTTCACATGgcacaaaaatcacaatagacTTCATAGTAGAACATAGTAGAAATTTACCAAAAATCGACTTTTCCATtttaatcaatttcttcacttttgtTGATGTTCACATGGTCCAAGGACGCCAGAGTGTGAATGTGCGAAAGAGAGCAAACAAGCctttttctcaggctaaatAAATCATTCAAAGCAGACATGAGGTGGAATATCTTTATTTTCTGGACATAATTTTTCTTTGTGGAATAGGTGAGTGCTTTTTTTTGCCTCACTCCACAATCATGAAAACGTAACCGCGCAGTTGCAAATGGAGGACAAAACTGAAGCAATGGACATTCTAAAAGAGGTAACTAAGCAGTGTGGAAAAATTGCATCGATGAGCATCGTGAGAATTAACAAGTTTGAATTAACAATGAAAACTGAGGAAGTAGTGGAACAAATCAAAGAAGGCTGTATGTGCATAGGACCTGATTTCAAGAGACATTGTGGTTACTCATGTCAATGGCAGATGACCTTCCTGATGAAGTAACACTGGACAAGCTGAAAGCCTGGTGTGTAGTGCCTCTCTCCCCCATTAAGAGGAGGTTATGGCCAGGCACAGACATCAAAGATGGGACACGATACCTCAAACTTTTaatgatgaaactgtgtcctcccATATTCCAGCAGGTTTGATACCCGCACAGGACCGGAATACATTCGACAAACAGGTTCAGGGGTGTCGCTGCTGCATCAAACCTGGCCATGTATACTGGAACTGCCCTGAGCTTCTATGTGGAGAGAAGGGTTATCTGAAAAAACATTGTGTGGAGAGTACAATGAGATGAAGAACATatgaggaaaaacaacacagaacTGATGAGAGTGCAGTCCTTGGAGAAAAGTAGAGGACGTCAACCAACAAACAACCATGAAACAAGAAGAACCTCCACAGCGTGACAAGAATGGAATCAAATGTGAGATGGAGGAATGTGACCAAAGACCCAGAACAAAGGGGCGGAGTGGAAAAGAGAGGAATGGATGGAAGTCAAAAATGGATCACACCAAAGCTAAAGAAGCACAAAAAGGAGGAAGGGAAGAAGAAGACTACAGAAAAGAAGGAGCAGATGGAATGGAGTTGGGTAACAGTGGGGAGAATAAGGTAGGGAAGTAGGAAGTCAAATGGGATCAGATAAGTGAGGAAGGAAGTATGGAAGACGAAGAAATCTATAAAGGAAGTTATGGTGGAAAGGAGGAAACAAAAAGAGGGTGAAaggtgtcatgattccgcttttattttggtcacttgagtcctgtttttgctttctcaacccctgatcacctgtgtatatgagcacctggactccagcaacatgtgccagatcgactcctattgttccatgtggtaaattggttctctctctctgtgctctagtttgttcatttttgactaCATTCTCTGAAACGCTGGGGCGGGGGGTcgagtttagttccttcctctgtttccgcatgtttcctggtttgttctgtgattttactatgtctgttcattgtgttcattgtctctctgtttacagatttaagtttgtttgactcccggttcggtgacgctttctgtttggactcttactcgtgcttgtggacttctcccggtttgatGATGCCCTAATTTTGGAAATTCTGActtcgctttgtttctcccggttcggtgacgctttctgttgtggttttcttgttggtaatgattaaaatattgtattttgactcgctcctgcctccctgtgactttcaccactgcacttgggtcccactccacgtcttgacttaTAACAAAAGGAGGAGATTGACTAGATCTTCACAAATATTAGTGATTATGAATAGATTTATATATGTTAGAtattggatttttgtttgaaggaAAATCCTCTAAATCTTGATGtgtatatttgtctttttttttaccgtcAATCGCCTGGAGAgtattgaaaaaatgaaaaaagtaatACATTTAGCTAAAGCTCAAATTATATGTGTCCAAAAACGCACAGGGATTAGGAAAATGTCATGGAATTCACTAAAATGTGGGATGGAAATGTTTACTATAATAATGGAGAAAACATACAAAAGGGTTTGCAATATTAATAACAAACAGTGTGTGTGGAAAAGTTAATATATGTGAAAAAGATAATGATGGAAGATTTACTACAATTGaaattgaagaaaagaaaacaaaatgaaagttattttcaatTGTACCAAATAGTCAAGAGGAATGCTGTTTTTCGAGAAGATGGGTCAAATTTGCCCAGGAAAATGAATTATTGCCGGTGATTTTAACGTATGGTGTTGTAGACTTGGTGTGGCTGTAAATATGATGTGTAGGAGTGATttttcaagcaatgcttttttAGAATTGTGGAGAGTGAAGAATCCAGGGAAGAGGAAATACCCAAGAATTCAAGTAGTATATGGAACACTGAAGAGAAGTGGAATTGATTTAGTATTATGCAGTGAAGAGTTAGTGGTGCGTGAACGAAGAGATACTGAAAGATGAGTAATGCAGGAATAACATCACAAATGTAATAGAATTAGCAATGGAAGATGATAGTCTGATGAAGTCTGATGTCTTACAATGGTGGAAGGATTGTAAAACTATAATTAAAGGTGCAACAATAGATTTTTGTAAAAAGAAATAGAAGCGAAAGAAAACGAGAGATTGAATtgcaaaaagaaatggaaattgtgggaaaatgaatgacaacaaaACGGACACCACACGTTATTGTTCTGGAGTCGAAGATGTGGTGACATTCATATTGCTCAATTCTGactgtatttaatttaaatggtGGTTGTCTCCTACAGATGTATTGGGTTTAGTTTGTATATTGATATATTCTACCATTAGGTCTTTGTGTCTTTTATTCCGCTCTTGGTTCAGgattttacttttatatttaaagAACGCTCTCAATGTTTCcttcatgttcatgtcatgtcatttctATTTCAGATTTGTCTACTGTGTTATTGTCatttaatatttcaacatttagTTACCAGTAGCCCTTTCCTTAATTATTCCCCAGTAACAGACCAGTTTCCACAGTGAGATGTTCAGAATtgagcaacatttttgttttataataCACAAGTTTGATGCCCTCGGAGACGTAAACGTGATTGATCTGTGTCTTGCTGTTTTGACTGAACTGTGTAAAATCGACCTTGCTCGGATATAAAACTAAAAACGTCTTTCAAGTTAGAATTCTTGCTTATTCTCTTTCAGAGTTCTCCCCTCTTGAGACAGCCTTGGGGTTTGACTGGGATTCTATCGTTTATATCTGTGTACGCATTGAAATCTCCACAGAAGATAACCACATACCTGAccgtcagcagctcctccactttcttcggggcttttcacactgcagctttggtctcgggtggcctgagttcgattcgccccctgctgtccagcAGACAATTATTGAACTGAAAAGACAGAGGTCACTGGACATGAAGAGGAATGACTGTCGGCGGTGGGAGGTTTTAACTATCTGATAGCTTTATATATTGTGAGGATTGTAACTATtgtgttttatgtgttttaAGAGTGGTGATGGTTTTGAATGTTATCTTTTGTATTGaaatttgaattgaataaaTCAAGAATCAatcaaaaaatgtgtgtgtgtaacatgaCCCAGTGTGTTTTCCTCAGTCTTAACTGATGTCTGCGCTGAACACacgacaaacctgatatcagctgatTATGATCTGCAGATTTATGGATTTATGGTCGTTTTGATTGTTATTTCTCACAAGAAGATCAAAAGACGTCATTTGTTGGGTTATGGAGCTATTACCCCCAtgttagcaactgttagcatgggTGCTAAGTGAATTCTGGCTCATGGCGGAGACCAAAAGCGCGACTCTTTTGAAACTTCAGAACTTCATCAACCATTCTTGtgacacacagaaaacacaatatGGAAATTTTGTTGATCCTGACCTTTCTCTTACTTCCTCACTTTTTCTTGAACATCCGCTTGATTTACTttgcatgatttttttaaaaaactttcTTGTTTTTGTCCGACGCCTTTTAGTATATTCTTTCTCTGTATACAACCAGTATCTCAGGTGAAACTGTTTATTAACTAACTGACATGAAGTCAGGAACGAGAAAAATGAtttgtgcttttattatttttctcaagATCATTTACAGCATGTTTTTAGAAGCTATGATTTAAAAGGGGGTTTATTGATAAAATCAAGCTTTTATATGCCCATTCTACCATCCAGGTTAATGTCAACAGAGTTTTAACTGGACAGTTCGATGTCGAGAGAGGGTTGAAGCAAGGCTGCCCTCTATCGGCGGCATTGCATATTACATATTGTATATGTTAATGGAAACTTAATGCGGTTAAATGGCGAGAGAATTGTGGTCATGGTACATGCAGACGGTACTGTGCTTGTAGTTAATAACTTAGCTGATCTGATTCAACATATTTGTTGTCCTCAAAattcctcaatattttttatttataaaaaggTCAATTTATTATTCAGTTGCTTCACATGAATAATTACTCCAAACTAAGAGTATTGTGATACACAAAAACAAGCACCAAAGAATGTAATATTTACGATCGTGTGATTGAAACCGTTTTGGAATTTTGTTCGCATGGTTTAACAATTATTTGTTTTGCAATACACGGCAAGTATAAACACAATTCCTGAGATACCAAAGTATGCGGCCCTTGAATCACATGGAGTACTAAAAGATCGGAATTACACTTTAATGTCGACCTTTATGGTAATAAACCTAATAAAATGTGAGTGGCAAAAGAGCCGGCTCGTGATTGGTTAGCGGACCTTGCCTTCCCGGAGACCCGCGTCAGTAGCTAGGCTCCTCATTGGAGGAAAGAGATTAGATACTGGACCCCAGACTGAGAACCCTTTGTCTTCCAAATGCCCGAGCAAGAACCGCCTCTACACGCGGAGATATAAAAGGGACTTGTTCGCTGCCGTAAAAACATTCTTGAAAAACACCTctagaaaatattaaaaaatgagcGGAAGAGGCAAAACAGGAGGAAAAGCCCGCGCTAAAGCCAAGACCCGTTCGTCACGCGCCGGTCTTCAATTCCCTGTCGGTCGTGTTCACAGGCTGCTCAGGAAGGGCAACTATGCTCAGCGTGTCGGTGCCGGCGCCCCCGTCTACCTGGCGGCTGTGATGGAGTATCTGACCGCTGAGATCCTGGAGCTGGCTGGAAACGCCGCCCGCGACaacaagaagaccaggatcatcccccgccacctgcagctggctgtCCGCAACGATGAGGAGCTCAACAAGCTGCTCGGAGGAGTCACTATCGCTCAGGGCGGTGTCCTGCCCAACATCCAGGCGGTTCTGCTGCCCAAGAAGACCGAGAAGCCCGCCAAGGCCAAGTAAAGGCTCCAATAACACaatggctcttttcagagccacccacttTAAACTATGAGAAGCTTTGGTTTCCAAACCGTTTTGAAGACAAACTCCATTACACTAAGGAAGTCAGTCAGTTGAATAGTTCGTCTTTTTTGTCGTCCCACAATATCAGAAACCGGTCGACGTTGAAACCACATCCCAATCCACAGACAACTCAAACGGCGATTGAAGCTGGGAATATGAATGATTTTCTTATTACTCTCCATGTCGATTAATTTAGTTATTTAATCGGTGCAGTAAAAAATAACATCGTTACGTGCCTACTggtcattttaaaaagcaaatgtgTTGTATTATCACCCGGGTTATGACGGGATCAGCAGGTGGGTGTGTGAAAAAGGTGTTTAAATAATTAATATCGAGAGTATACAAATTGCCCGTGCAACTGTAGCATGTCTGAATGAGCGCAAGACTACACTCCTCCCCTTCCGAAACGTATGTCTCCAAACACGTCCGCGAATTGGACTTATATACGAGTGACGCAGGGTTTAGCGTTTAACAGCAGCTTCTCAGCTGACGTCAGGATGTCTGGAAGAGGGAAAGGAGGCAAAGGACTCGGAAAAGGAGGCGCTAAGCGTCACCGTAAGGTTCTCCGCGACAATATCCAGGGTATCACGAAGCCTGCTATTCGCCGTCTGGCTCGCCGTGGCGGAGTCAAGCGGATCTCCGGTCTCATCTACGAGGAGACCCGCGGAGTGCTCAAGGTGTTTCTGGAGAACGTGATCCGTGACGCCGTCACCTACACCGAGCACGCCAAGAGGAAGACCGTGACCGCCATGGACGTGGTCTACGCTCTCAAGAGGCAGGGCCGCACTCTGTACGGCTTCGGTGGTTAAACCAACAGTAAATCGTTCACAACCCAAAGGCTCTTTTAAGAGCCGCCCAAATCTGTCAAGAGTTCTTATTTCCAATTGAACTGAGTAAATTTGAGTGATCTGGCACCATTGTAATGCGTGTATTTAACAAAAGTAGCTGTAAAAACTTTAGACTATGAAGCAAAGTGAAACTGGGACCAAGTGTGATTTACACTAAGTGCTTTTTTAATGGTTGTGTTTATCTTATGGTATCTAGAATCTAAAATGTAAGCTAAGATAAATATCCTTGGAAATGAGGAATTTGGTTTATTATTAAGCAGAAAGTGAAGTGGTCCTTCAACCCACAAGCTCTTCTAATAGCTGCTTCTGTTGACAGTGACCTTTTACTTGCATATTTAAACATGAATCATTGGTATTCATAGTTTCTCAGAATTAACTTCATCCTAAAGCTCTACTTCATCCCCTTAAGATACAAGCTTTTCTTTAGTTCTTTTTGCATTTTATGATAGGAATTACTTGCTTGACTTCTTTCATTATCACTACAAGATGGTGCGAGCAACGTCCCTAAATGTGGTTAGTTGACCAACATTAAATAACAAAGTACCTCAGCAGTAAAGGACAACCATGTTATCTGCACATATGTGTACAGCGGGGACAAGCAccatattttttctgtcagaagtatttgtgatttcaatacataaatgtatatattgatACGATGTCACCCAATTGCGCCACCCCATTTTAAAAATGGACTGATTTTCATGAATACATGATCCACACATATTAATTGGTTTTGGGATCTGGTTGAAGTCATCATGTCTTGTGGTTGTTctttatgttatttttattaaactCCCTACAGTACAAACAGGTTCTAAAACTGCTTCACAATATGTATTCGCGGCAATCAACAACAGACTCATAGTTCTGTGTAAACTTTCTCTTTAAAATCCCTGTATCAATCATAACCATGACAGCATGTTCACGCAGCAAACATCACAAAGTTCAAATACTCCCCTGGGCCATGTCAGCTGACTGCAGGAGGTAGACCTATTTTGTTGTTAAGAAATGCAGACATTTCTTAACAACAAATGGAATCTAGttgaaaacatttattctttcatttcaaGTTGGAGAGGACAGAAGACAATTGACGTGACATCAAGCAGCCACggcgagtgtgtgtttgctaTGCGTTTTAAACGCCATGTCATTCGACATGGCTGATGAAAGAATATCAAACTGACTgttacatgaaataaataaagagcctGCTACACTAACAACGCGGTTTGGCGACGGTTTCATCCGTTTTACTATTTTTATCGAAGAAAAACCAGGAGGACATCCATGAGGAGGAGCGCCGACGACAGCGATGAGGTGAATTTATGACGATTTACAACAAAAGTATGAGGACAAtttcaagtgtttgtgtgttgagaTGGAAGAGAAAGGTGTCCGCTATCACAAATGTTCATTTACAGTCTTCTATGTTTGTCCAGAGTTGTCCTTTTTTGCTTAGAACGACgaagagaaaacacaagtgtGGAAGCTGCGTCGCGCTGCTCGTGGAGCTGCAGCTGCCTTCACTCTCCACGGTTCTCATGCTGCGTTTAAGTACGTCCCACACAGTTGAGCGTTGTCAATCTACACAGAGGTTTGAGAGAGAAACACTGAGAACATGGCAGAAGTCGCCCCAGCACCAGCCGCCGCTCCGGCCAAAGCCGCCAAGAAGAAGAGCGCCAAACCCGCCAAGACCGGTCCCAGCGTCGGCGAGCTCATCGTCAAGGCTGTGTCCGCCTCCAAGGAGCGCAGCGGTGTGTCACTAGCTGCCATCAAGAAAGCTCTGGCCGCCGGAGGATacgatgtggagaagaacaagGCTCGTGTCAAGACCGCAGTGAAGAAGCTGGTTACTGCCGGAACCCTGGTCCAGACCAAAGGTACCGGAGCTTCCGGCTCCTTCAAGATGAGCAAGAAAGAAGCTCCCAAAGCCAAGAAAGCCGCTCCCAAAGCCAAGAAGGCTACCGCCAAGAAACCCGCAGCGGCCAAGAAGCCCAAGAGCCCAGCGAAGAAGCCCGCGTCCGCTAAGAAGTCTCCGAAGAAGGCGGCCAAGAAGCCCGCAGCTAAGAAGGCGGCGACAAAGAGTCCCAAGAAAGCTGCCGTCAAGAGCCCCAAGAAAGCTGCCGCCAAGAAGCCCGCCAAGAGCCCCAAGAAGGCGGCTAAGAAGCCCGCAGCCAAGAAAACTCCAGTCAAGAAGGCAGCCAAGCCCAAAGCCAAGAAGGCAGCACCCAAGAAGAAGTAGACGTTCaaatctcgtctccctcaaaaggctcttttcagagccacccacgTCTCCTGAAGAGTTTCCAATTACTTGAATCACTCGATTCACAAGTCATTCTGGTCTCAGATGTGTGAGATACTTGAATCCCTGTCATCCAAGATTCTTACACGATTTAAGTTGTTTGCCCAACAATATGAGTAGATTATAGTAAATAATACAATGCACGTACATATTAAAGACGTCACACAGCTAACTCCTTCAACTTCACCACCATTGACCAGAATAGATAAAGAACACCGGATTCATTTGCACAACACACTCATGGGCAGGCGTGAGCGAAAGTCAATCACCAATCAGACCACGTCTGGGAATTACGTCACTGTTCTGACACCGCCCATTCTCTTTAAAAGCGGAGCTGCATCGCCATCAGCTTTAATATCGTCGAAGTTACAAATAGGAAATAATGGCAAGAACCAAGCAGACCGCGCGTAAGTCCACCGGAGGCAAAGCCCCCAGGAAGCAGCTGGCCACCAAGGCCGCCCGCAAGAGCGCCCCTGCCACCGGCGGAGTCAAGAAGCCTCACCGTTACAGGCCCGGCACCGTGGCTCTGCGAGAGATCCGTCGCTACCAGAAGTCCACCGAGCTGCTGATTCGCAAACTGCCCTTCCAGCGTCTGGTCCGTGAGATCGCGCAGGACTTCAAGACCGATCTGCGCTTCCAGAGCTCCGCCGTTATGGCTCTTCAGGAGGCCAGTGAGGCTTATCTGGTCGGCCTCTTCGAGGACACCAACCTGTGCGCCATCCACGCCAAGAGAGTCACTATCATGCCCAAAGACATCCAGCTGGCCCGCCGCATCCGCGGAGAGAGAGCTTAAACCCACACGCCTCGACTTCacaacggctcttttcagagccacacacCTTCTCTGAAAGCTGTGTTCTTGTCCGATTATAAGGTATTGTAAAATTTGGGTGATCTGGCACCAAATAAACAAAACGGTGGCAGACTTCATAGAACTGTTGTATATTTGCAAGAACATAAGTATATAAGAGTATGGCGCGAGTGTGCAACGAATGCCAGTTTTTTCATTGCTGCAGCATTTTTAAGAAACgttgcaaaaaatattttttttgtttttcaccttcaGTTGCAGCTTTTTAGGTTCAGGGGTTTCATGGTTAAAGGAACATACACACGTGATGAAGAGTGGAAGTGCAAGTCAAGATACTTGACTAAGATAACATCATTTCAGGATTGTGTCTATAAAACAAGTAGACACCTGCTTAAATGAAACAAGTTAACTTAATCATGTCAACTTTGTGTGAAAGTCAGCACATTCGAATAAATCAAAATCTGTTTCAAATACAATTTTGTAAAAGCTGTAATTCAGCTGGCGCCTCCTTGGTTACACGATGACGCCAGTGGTTGGGCGGTTCTCTATTGTGGTTTCGATCACGTCCGCCTAA includes:
- the LOC128753889 gene encoding transcriptional regulatory protein AlgP-like — encoded protein: MSGRGKGGKGLGKGGAKRHRKVLRDNIQGITKPAIRRLARRGGVKRISGLIYEETRGVLKVFLENVIRDAVTYTEHAKRKTVTAMDVVYALKRQGRTLYGFAAKKKSAKPAKTGPSVGELIVKAVSASKERSGVSLAAIKKALAAGGYDVEKNKARVKTAVKKLVTAGTLVQTKGTGASGSFKMSKKEAPKAKKAAPKAKKATAKKPAAAKKPKSPAKKPASAKKSPKKAAKKPAAKKAATKSPKKAAVKSPKKAAAKKPAKSPKKAAKKPAAKKTPVKKAAKPKAKKEIMARTKQTARKSTGGKAPRKQLATKAARKSAPATGGVKKPHRYRPGTVALREIRRYQKSTELLIRKLPFQRLVREIAQDFKTDLRFQSSAVMALQEASEAYLVGLFEDTNLTSVQIARAITMSGRGKGGKGLGKGGAKRHRKVLRDNIQGITKPAIRRLARRGGVKRISGLIYEETRGVLKVFLENVIRDAVTYTEHAKRKTVTAMDVVYALKRQGRTLYGFGG
- the LOC128753871 gene encoding histone H1-like is translated as MAEVAPAPAAAPAKAAKKKSAKPAKTGPSVGELIVKAVSASKERSGVSLAAIKKALAAGGYDVEKNKARVKTAVKKLVTAGTLVQTKGTGASGSFKMSKKEAPKAKKAAPKAKKATAKKPAAAKKPKSPAKKPASAKKSPKKAAKKPAAKKAATKSPKKAAVKSPKKAAAKKPAKSPKKAAKKPAAKKTPVKKAAKPKAKKAAPKKK